The following coding sequences are from one Desulfosporosinus orientis DSM 765 window:
- the grdC gene encoding glycine/sarcosine/betaine reductase complex component C subunit beta, which yields MKNPALKGTSTALIHTPGILLQQANLEGAPFRHLLAEQLRSFESVVRYPPNQAFIGNLLPEDLANIPRPWYKNSLPNAKREGHYGEIFPEDEFFGLLYTVDVNGLVCLEAGFRDAVLENLRSHPALGRLKGVTKAQENNFSFAEIQEMIENQEALPLTTGGRIIGCVRKGNELDLHLSAARVMENLTAKASAVAALQLLLWQTGLQPEEVDYIIETSEEACGDIRQKGGGSFAKSIAEACSCSNASGADTRAFCAAPVHGLMQAAALVQSGIFKNVMVVAGGCCAKLGLNAGIHLKHQMPVLEDMLGAFAVHISQDDGINPIVRTDLIGRMKVGCGDSPQMVYRSLVEEPLTKGGYKICDIDRYAGELVNPEIIEPTGCGDITRMNYKMIASLGVLKGEIHRGEMEVQVNRFGVPGFAPNQGHIPSGVPYMGPARDLILQDKINRVMIIGKGSLFLGKLTRLYDAISLILERNPKLDKETT from the coding sequence ATGAAGAATCCAGCCCTTAAAGGGACAAGCACTGCGTTAATTCATACGCCCGGAATTCTTCTGCAGCAAGCAAACTTAGAGGGTGCACCCTTCCGTCATCTGCTGGCGGAACAACTGCGGAGTTTCGAGAGTGTGGTTCGTTATCCGCCTAATCAAGCGTTTATCGGGAATCTTTTACCTGAGGATTTAGCCAATATTCCCCGGCCCTGGTATAAGAATTCATTGCCCAATGCCAAGCGCGAAGGTCATTACGGTGAAATTTTCCCTGAGGACGAATTTTTTGGCCTGCTCTATACGGTTGATGTTAACGGACTTGTATGCTTGGAAGCCGGATTTAGAGATGCCGTTTTAGAAAATCTTCGTTCTCACCCTGCCTTAGGCCGGCTTAAAGGGGTTACCAAGGCTCAAGAGAATAACTTTTCCTTTGCAGAAATCCAAGAAATGATTGAAAATCAAGAAGCCCTGCCGTTGACCACTGGGGGAAGAATTATCGGTTGTGTCCGGAAGGGGAATGAGTTGGATTTACATCTCTCTGCAGCGAGGGTAATGGAGAATCTTACGGCGAAAGCTTCGGCTGTCGCGGCTCTTCAGCTGCTTCTTTGGCAGACCGGGCTTCAGCCGGAGGAAGTTGATTATATTATTGAAACCTCCGAAGAGGCCTGTGGAGACATCCGCCAGAAGGGAGGCGGCAGTTTTGCCAAGTCCATCGCCGAAGCCTGTTCCTGTTCCAATGCGAGCGGAGCGGATACCCGGGCCTTCTGTGCCGCCCCGGTACATGGCTTGATGCAGGCTGCGGCCCTTGTTCAGTCCGGTATCTTTAAGAACGTTATGGTAGTCGCCGGGGGATGCTGTGCGAAACTCGGGCTCAATGCTGGGATTCACCTTAAACACCAGATGCCCGTCCTGGAAGACATGCTTGGGGCCTTTGCCGTTCATATCAGCCAGGATGACGGGATTAATCCTATTGTGCGTACGGATCTGATTGGCAGGATGAAGGTTGGCTGCGGGGATTCACCCCAAATGGTCTATCGTTCCCTTGTTGAAGAACCTTTAACAAAAGGTGGATATAAAATCTGTGATATCGACCGTTATGCCGGAGAATTAGTGAACCCAGAAATTATTGAGCCAACAGGGTGTGGGGATATAACCCGGATGAACTATAAAATGATTGCGTCTCTGGGGGTTCTTAAGGGAGAGATCCATCGCGGCGAGATGGAGGTACAGGTTAACCGCTTTGGAGTCCCGGGATTTGCGCCAAACCAGGGGCATATTCCTTCCGGTGTACCCTATATGGGGCCTGCCCGGGATTTAATTCTTCAGGATAAAATAAACCGGGTGATGATTATTGGCAAAGGGAGCCTTTTTTTAGGCAAACTCACCCGCCTCTATGACGCTATTTCTTTAATCCTTGAGAGGAACCCCAAATTAGACAAGGAGACAACTTAA
- a CDS encoding sodium:solute symporter family protein produces MEISKLVVIFVFLIILPCWALYFTRSGKKSVEGYVLGGRLLGPVTSAFTAATAATSAGLFVGGAGMAYQYGWGGGTWQLGAAFGVFISWFVVAPKIRELSHKIKALTTPELFVKRYGSNSFYPIVAFWIVVFTIPMLVVQMRSAALTIESYLGLPYFWALILFCIVLVIFSSLGGRSAIAYLDTVQGMIMIIGVTVAIVVGLKAVGGISGVDHLLAQQNPGMTTFFGEMPRSLWYNLAFVYLFGLFSGPHILPAFYGMKDGKTARLAFPIGVVISLYWTFAAVLIGLVPRALGISLKTSDQAFAVFITQVAPEIIGLMLVLCLLAAVFTTLDALLMTAGSSIVHDMIGRIKGQNFTESEELLYSKIATIVIGIVALTLSLMQMPLITILNAFSFGAFVIVIGVPLILALFWDKANREAALFCTTVGPIIYILWKTYLVKITGLGELPGTLLIVLAVSILWSLAKPANQQSYFQDYRETYFSKNAAK; encoded by the coding sequence ATGGAAATAAGTAAATTAGTGGTAATCTTTGTCTTTTTAATCATATTGCCGTGTTGGGCCTTGTATTTTACCCGCAGCGGGAAAAAAAGTGTTGAAGGTTATGTTTTGGGCGGCCGTTTATTAGGCCCAGTGACATCCGCTTTTACCGCGGCCACCGCAGCGACCAGTGCCGGTCTCTTTGTCGGTGGTGCTGGTATGGCCTATCAGTATGGCTGGGGCGGCGGGACCTGGCAGCTTGGAGCGGCCTTTGGTGTATTTATCAGTTGGTTCGTGGTTGCTCCAAAAATCAGAGAATTATCCCACAAAATAAAAGCCCTTACGACCCCGGAACTGTTTGTTAAACGATACGGTTCAAACTCTTTTTACCCCATCGTTGCCTTTTGGATTGTAGTTTTTACAATTCCTATGCTGGTCGTACAAATGAGGTCAGCCGCCTTAACCATCGAAAGTTACCTGGGCCTTCCGTACTTTTGGGCCTTAATCCTTTTTTGCATAGTGCTGGTCATTTTCTCTTCCCTGGGTGGTCGTTCCGCCATTGCCTATCTGGATACGGTCCAGGGGATGATTATGATCATTGGGGTTACCGTAGCAATTGTGGTGGGTCTCAAAGCCGTCGGCGGGATCTCGGGGGTGGATCATTTATTAGCTCAGCAGAATCCCGGCATGACGACTTTTTTTGGAGAAATGCCCCGTTCCCTGTGGTACAATTTAGCCTTTGTTTATTTGTTTGGTTTGTTTAGCGGTCCCCATATTCTTCCCGCTTTTTACGGGATGAAAGACGGCAAGACCGCCCGGCTCGCTTTCCCCATTGGGGTGGTGATCTCCCTGTACTGGACCTTTGCAGCGGTCTTAATCGGTTTGGTTCCCCGGGCCTTAGGGATCAGCCTAAAAACCTCGGACCAAGCTTTCGCCGTATTTATCACTCAGGTTGCTCCGGAAATCATTGGTCTTATGCTGGTTCTTTGTCTTTTAGCAGCAGTTTTTACCACCTTGGATGCCTTGCTCATGACCGCCGGGTCCAGTATTGTTCACGACATGATCGGCCGGATCAAAGGGCAAAACTTTACGGAAAGTGAAGAGTTGCTGTATTCAAAGATCGCGACCATCGTTATAGGGATCGTGGCTTTAACCTTGAGCCTCATGCAGATGCCCTTGATTACCATCCTGAATGCCTTTAGTTTTGGTGCTTTTGTAATTGTCATTGGCGTACCCTTGATCCTGGCCTTGTTTTGGGATAAAGCGAATCGGGAGGCAGCACTTTTTTGTACTACTGTAGGACCTATTATTTATATTCTCTGGAAGACTTATTTAGTTAAAATAACTGGTCTGGGAGAACTTCCGGGGACCCTTTTAATTGTTTTGGCAGTATCCATCCTTTGGAGTTTGGCCAAACCGGCCAATCAACAAAGCTATTTCCAAGACTATAGGGAAACCTACTTTTCGAAAAATGCGGCCAAATAA
- a CDS encoding glycine/betaine/sarcosine/D-proline family reductase selenoprotein B, with amino-acid sequence MRILYYLNQFFAGIGGEEKADSPLSFEEKPLGTAAGFGRLLGEGFTVPIVAVCGDNYFNSHKEEVLGKIVAKAKEYHVDLIIAGPAFNAGRYGVACGALCEAASRELGIPGITGMYVENPAVETYRRWAYIFPTSEKVSGMREALFKITEFVHKLASGETLGSAREEGYIPRGIRKLVYREEDGAKRLVDMLEAKLKGEPFLTELPIQITDKVAPAPPVASLKEATIALVTTGGIVPQGNPDRIRSFGAGDWKAYEIYGKQRLEGTEYETIHGGYNPDFVNRNPNYVVPVGIMRELEEEGLIGGLHQWFYSTSGVGAAVNTCRKDGQEMAALLRRERVDGVILTSTUGTCTRCGATIAKEIERQGIPTSIITAMYTLAANAGANRVAAGTKIPYPCGNPEVPANRDREIGRQVLLAALGLLEKRLEKPQVVIMD; translated from the coding sequence GTGAGGATACTATATTATCTCAATCAATTCTTTGCCGGAATCGGTGGTGAAGAAAAGGCCGATAGTCCTTTATCTTTCGAGGAAAAGCCACTTGGAACAGCTGCCGGTTTCGGCAGGCTCCTCGGCGAAGGATTTACGGTGCCAATTGTAGCAGTTTGCGGGGATAATTACTTCAATAGTCATAAAGAGGAAGTCTTAGGAAAAATCGTGGCTAAGGCTAAGGAATACCATGTTGATCTGATTATCGCCGGACCCGCCTTTAACGCAGGCCGGTACGGTGTAGCCTGCGGAGCCCTCTGCGAGGCGGCTTCCCGTGAACTCGGAATCCCTGGGATCACAGGTATGTATGTAGAAAATCCAGCGGTGGAAACCTACCGCCGCTGGGCTTACATTTTCCCAACCTCAGAAAAAGTCTCTGGGATGAGGGAGGCTCTTTTTAAAATCACTGAGTTTGTCCATAAGCTTGCAAGCGGCGAAACCCTGGGTTCTGCCCGGGAAGAAGGGTATATCCCTCGGGGAATTCGAAAACTGGTGTATCGCGAGGAGGATGGGGCAAAGCGGCTTGTGGATATGCTGGAAGCAAAGCTGAAGGGCGAACCTTTTCTGACTGAGCTGCCCATACAAATCACAGACAAAGTGGCCCCGGCACCGCCGGTTGCCTCACTTAAAGAGGCGACGATTGCTCTGGTGACGACGGGGGGAATCGTACCCCAGGGTAATCCTGACCGGATTCGTTCCTTTGGAGCCGGGGATTGGAAAGCCTATGAAATTTACGGAAAACAGAGGCTGGAGGGCACAGAGTATGAGACGATTCACGGAGGATATAATCCAGACTTTGTAAATAGGAACCCCAATTATGTGGTGCCCGTTGGCATCATGCGTGAATTGGAAGAGGAAGGCTTGATCGGGGGTTTGCACCAGTGGTTTTATTCCACATCCGGGGTGGGAGCAGCCGTTAATACCTGCCGGAAAGACGGTCAGGAAATGGCGGCGTTACTCCGCCGGGAAAGGGTGGATGGAGTGATTCTCACCTCGACCTGAGGGACTTGTACGCGTTGCGGTGCAACGATCGCCAAAGAGATAGAGAGACAAGGGATACCCACAAGCATTATTACCGCCATGTATACCTTGGCCGCCAATGCCGGGGCCAATCGGGTGGCTGCAGGGACGAAGATTCCTTACCCTTGTGGTAATCCGGAAGTCCCGGCCAACCGTGACCGGGAAATCGGCCGCCAGGTATTATTGGCAGCCCTTGGCTTACTGGAGAAGAGACTGGAGAAACCTCAGGTTGTGATCATGGATTAA
- a CDS encoding glycine/sarcosine/betaine reductase component B subunit, with protein MRLEMGSFKIKHIQFSSKTCLNNGVLEINREELAAALLEDKTFSEAGIEIVVPGEKTRIVHVIDAVEPRFKEGDTLPYAGVDSSVGQLGRGTTYRMEGVAVLTSCQFPLTRHGGLNIVRDSVLDMVGPAGPLTPFSSLINVVCSLKLRPGMDEDQYEQSVRTAGIRAARYLGQVLKGQVPDSMTSYSLEGAKAGLPNVAYLYQVHSVGLNLSSFLYNLRFDNLLPVIVHPNEILDGAVVDGNWSHPNVKTPTWFHTNNPLIRELYQRHGKSLNFVGVVFFRGRFEEMEGKKRCAQRVAASAQLLKADGVVASWEGDGNAFMETMLSLKACEKRGIKTAIMTFEHGGAEGVDEPLFYSEPEVDAIISLGSWDPPITLPPVDRVVGGDTLRIRPEQGGIDLPAKDEIKLVDRLEVFTAANEFGFSKLSCEEF; from the coding sequence ATGAGATTAGAAATGGGAAGCTTTAAGATTAAACACATTCAATTTTCCAGTAAAACCTGCTTAAACAACGGGGTATTAGAAATCAATCGTGAAGAGCTGGCAGCCGCTCTTTTGGAAGATAAAACCTTTTCTGAAGCGGGGATTGAGATTGTTGTTCCGGGAGAAAAGACCCGCATTGTTCACGTGATCGATGCCGTTGAGCCCCGGTTCAAGGAGGGGGACACCCTTCCGTATGCCGGAGTGGATTCATCCGTTGGGCAATTGGGGAGGGGGACAACCTACCGGATGGAGGGGGTTGCTGTGCTTACATCCTGTCAATTCCCCCTGACCCGACACGGCGGGTTGAATATTGTCAGAGATAGCGTTCTGGATATGGTTGGACCTGCCGGACCGCTGACCCCCTTTAGTTCACTGATTAATGTCGTTTGTTCTCTGAAATTACGGCCGGGAATGGATGAAGATCAGTACGAACAGTCGGTGAGAACTGCCGGTATTCGAGCAGCTCGATATTTAGGACAAGTTCTTAAAGGTCAGGTACCGGACAGCATGACCTCCTATTCTCTGGAGGGAGCTAAGGCAGGTCTCCCCAATGTGGCCTACCTTTATCAGGTTCACTCCGTGGGACTTAACTTAAGCAGTTTCCTCTATAATCTGCGCTTTGATAATTTGCTTCCTGTCATTGTACATCCCAATGAAATTCTGGACGGGGCTGTGGTGGACGGAAATTGGAGCCATCCCAATGTCAAAACACCGACCTGGTTCCATACCAATAACCCGCTCATCCGGGAGTTGTACCAAAGACACGGGAAATCCCTCAATTTTGTGGGTGTGGTGTTTTTCCGGGGCCGTTTTGAGGAAATGGAGGGCAAAAAGCGCTGTGCCCAGCGCGTTGCCGCATCCGCTCAGTTACTTAAGGCTGATGGTGTCGTCGCTTCCTGGGAAGGGGATGGCAATGCTTTTATGGAAACCATGCTCAGCCTGAAGGCCTGTGAAAAGAGAGGAATCAAAACGGCCATAATGACTTTTGAGCATGGTGGGGCCGAAGGTGTTGATGAGCCGTTGTTTTACAGCGAGCCTGAGGTGGATGCGATTATCAGCTTAGGAAGCTGGGACCCTCCTATCACCTTACCCCCTGTGGATCGGGTGGTTGGCGGGGATACTCTAAGGATTCGTCCGGAGCAGGGCGGAATCGATCTGCCGGCTAAGGATGAAATCAAACTGGTGGACCGCTTGGAAGTCTTCACCGCAGCCAATGAATTTGGCTTTTCGAAATTAAGTTGTGAAGAGTTTTGA
- a CDS encoding ABC transporter ATP-binding protein, with product MEPVIEIVDLCKVYKLGTVDVEVLKNINGRIDKGEFVSIMGPSGSGKSTLLYLIGGLDKPTSGCIKVNGKDISVMKDKEESSMRRKEIGFVFQFYNLIPNLSVEENVLLPILLDGKKLKSYQDKLKEILDIVGLLERRNHTPRELSGGQQQRVAIARALINEPDIILADEPIGNLDSKTGTEVMELLKTINREKGRTIVQVTHSREAADYGQRMINLKDGKVC from the coding sequence ATGGAACCGGTTATAGAAATAGTCGACTTGTGCAAGGTCTATAAGCTGGGAACAGTCGATGTCGAAGTCCTGAAAAACATCAATGGGCGCATTGACAAGGGTGAGTTTGTTTCCATCATGGGACCCTCAGGTTCGGGAAAAAGTACTCTTCTCTATTTAATAGGCGGCCTGGATAAACCCACTTCCGGGTGCATCAAAGTTAACGGCAAGGATATTTCCGTGATGAAGGATAAAGAGGAAAGCTCCATGCGCAGAAAGGAAATCGGTTTTGTCTTTCAGTTTTACAATCTCATCCCCAATTTGAGTGTGGAAGAAAACGTTTTGCTTCCTATTTTATTGGATGGGAAAAAGCTAAAAAGTTATCAAGATAAGCTGAAGGAAATTCTCGATATCGTAGGTCTCCTGGAACGGAGGAACCATACCCCCAGGGAATTATCTGGCGGTCAGCAGCAGCGGGTTGCCATTGCCAGAGCCTTAATCAATGAGCCGGATATTATTTTAGCCGATGAACCCATCGGAAATCTGGATTCGAAAACGGGAACTGAAGTTATGGAACTTCTGAAGACCATTAACAGGGAAAAAGGGCGGACGATTGTCCAAGTGACCCATTCCAGGGAAGCGGCAGATTATGGGCAAAGAATGATTAACTTAAAGGATGGGAAGGTATGCTAA